A genomic window from Purpureocillium takamizusanense chromosome 2, complete sequence includes:
- a CDS encoding uncharacterized protein (COG:E~EggNog:ENOG503NXYA), giving the protein MPYTNTGIWSHTSLLKMNGIPFQHGRSGLPTHHSTDSYWHRDPSKKLWGHQTTKSLPPTADVVVIGSGITGTFAARELVAGGREVVMLEAREACWGATGRNGGHCHPGVWNNSPEVARFELATFDLIKALVAKYDIPCDWQVVGSLQPIFDPEVLRVAQRRIKRLQAHRDLRDKAVLILDKDELVSRRVPEAIAAVYHPNAAKCWPYKLVAWLLEQLLNEHCATAFNLQTNTPVTMLHRRGAGWLVHTDRGTICARDVLLASNAYTSYLLPKLTGLIVPMRGQVCAFDPPRPSRPLPHSYLWIKDSNQQYLTHHYLIQRGHEGAQKSDGVDDEIIFGIDLAAPTGDEGVSRDDEVNPILSQLLRSSLRRAVQLPTGPEAGKDALRTAYEWTGIMGYSLDGNPWVGAVPGVLVTDLEPGDEADGLWISAGYTGHGMPVAARCGIAVAQMMLGKEGGVKVPEPWAASEERVRSAREMKFPRTVEDMAKSLATDDA; this is encoded by the exons ATGCCCTATACGAATACCGGGATTTGGTCACACACCAGTCTCCTCAAAATGAACGGTATCCCTTTCCAACACGGCCGGTCAGGGCTGCCCACGCACCATAGCACGGATTCGTACTGGCATCGTGATCCGTCCAAGAAGTTGTGGGGCCACCAGACCACCAAAAGTCTCCCACCCACCGCTGATGTTGTGGTCATTGGGAGCGGCATCACGGGCACTTTTGCCGCGCGGGAGCTAGTCGCAGGTGGAAGGGAGGTTGTTATGCTTGAGGCGCGGGAGGCATGCTGGGGAGCGACAGGGCGG AATGGTGGACACTGCCATCCTGGGGTCTGGAACAACAGCCCCGAGGTTGCCCGCTTCGAGCTCGCCACGTTTGATCTGATCAAAGCCCTTGTCGCCAAATACGATATCCCTTGCGACTGGCAAGTCGTCGGCAGTTTGCAGCCCATCTTTGACCCGGAGGTTCTACGTGTCGCGCAAAGGCGAATCAAACGCCTCCAAGCACACCGAGATCTCCGCGATAAGGCTGTTCTTATTCTAGACAAGGATGAGCTTGTGTCCCGGCGCGTGCCGGAGGCTATTGCCGCTGTTTACCACCCGAATGCCGCGAAATGCTGGCCGTACAAACTTGTCGCGTGGTTGCTGGAGCAACTTCTGAATGAGCATTGCGCCACTGCATTTAATCTACAGACAAATACGCCCGTGACGATGCTCcaccgacgcggcgcagggTGGCTTGTGCATACAGACAGGGGCACAATTTGTGCTCGAGATGTGCTCCTAGCGAGTAATGCTTACACCTCGTACTTACTGCCCAAGTTGACGGGTCTTATTGTACCGATGCGAGGGCAGGTCTGTGCATTCGATCCACCACGACCCTCGAGGCCACTACCGCACAGCTACCTCTGGATCAAGGATTCGAACCAGCAGTACTTGACTCACCATTACTTAATCCAGCGGGGGCATGAAGGAGCGCAGAAATCGGATGGAGTAGACGATGAAATCATATTTGGCATTGATCTTGCCGCCCCAACGGGGGATGAGGGCGTGTCGCGGGATGACGAAGTCAACCCGATTCTGAGTCAGTTGCTGCGTAGTAGCCTGAGACGCGCAGTGCAACTGCCCACTGGGCCTGAAGCTGGGAAAGACGCGCTACGCACGGCATATGAGTGGACGGGTATCATGGGCTATTCTCTTGACGGCAACCCTTGGGTTGGAGCCGTCCCGGGCGTGCTGGTGACTGATCTCGAGCCTGGAGACGAAGCTGATGGATTGTGGATTAGCGCCGGATATACGGGGCATGGCATGCCGGTAGCAGCACGGTGTGGCATCGCAGTCGCGCAGATGATGTtagggaaggagggaggtGTGAAAGTGCCAGAGCCTTGGGCGGCAAGTGAGGAGAGAGTGAGAAGTGCTAGAGAGATGAAGTTTCCAAGGACGGTTGAGGATATGGCTAAAAGTCTCGCCACTGATGACGCATAG
- a CDS encoding uncharacterized protein (EggNog:ENOG503P0Q6~TransMembrane:12 (i110-127o147-170i182-199o205-227i239-262o268-291i360-382o394-415i427-449o461-481i493-513o525-544i)~COG:P), which translates to MDREGNVQTIQDVKDEALSHVEDTGNNYARNINAKIWNPLMGISKENLRSQVNAFCGEYGFTDKQDLFFRGALAAQNPHPDTIASIPEFTDDDRYWLQREITHRWHLPKALYYTVALCSLGSAVQGWDNTGANGANLSFPQEFGIEHNGWLIGVINSGPTLFGLLSAWAADPVNNLIGRRGTVFLTGLFCIFPVLAQAFTQNWQGLLICRLFMGLGMGIKISTIPVFSAEVAPASIRGGLVTSFQMWVSFGMFVGYCFNLIFFRIGRLAWRFQLAAAFAPAVPVCIFVWFCPESPRWLMKKGRYPESFQSFCRLRNTEMQAARDLYYAHCQVAEERDAFAGVSFFHRAWELVTVPRLRRAVVASSWIVISQQFSGINIMAFYSSTIFAEAGYSALNSLLASMGFGIVLFVFAFPAVYTMDTFGRRNLLLVTFPNMAWCLLAAGFCFLMPESSGARVPLIAFFIYLFTAFYGPGIGPLPSIYFSEAFPLSHRELGAGFTICVNNAVGSALGLTFPSLLAKLGATGAFGLYAGLNLLAFFVIFFIVPETMKRTLEELDYIFGVPTRRHISYQVGTWLPWFIRRYIFFQHSAKLEPLYKLDGSGA; encoded by the exons ATGGACCGGGAGGGCAATGTCCAGACCATTCAAGACGTCAAGGACGAAGCCTTGAGCCATGTCGAAGACACGGGCAACAACTATGCTCGCAACATCAATGCCAA GATTTGGAACCCGCTCATGGGAATTTCCAAGGAGAACCTAAGGTCTCAAGTAAACGCCTTCTGCGGCGAGTATGGCTTCACCGACAAGCAGGATCTCTTCTTCCGAGGCGCTCTCGCGGCGCAAAACCCGCACCCGGACACAATCGCCTCCATTCCCGAGTTCACCGATGATGATCGGTATTGGCTACAGCGCGAGATCACACACCGCTGGCACCTACCCAAAGCACTCTACTACACCGTCGCCCTCTGCTCCCTTGGCTCTGCCGTCCAGGGTTGGGACAACACGGGCGCCAACGGGGCCAATCTCTCGTTCCCGCAAGAGTTCGGCATCGAACACAATGGCTGGCTCATTGGTGTCATCAACTCTGGTCCGACGCTCTTTGGCCTCTTGAGCGCCTGGGCGGCTGACCCTGTCAACAACCtcatcggccgccgcggtACCGTTTTCCTTACGGGTCTCTTCTGCATCTTCCCCGTGCTCGCTCAAGCCTTTACTCAAAACTGGCAAGGTCTGCTCATCTGCCGCCTGTTTATGGGTCTCGGCATGGGTATCAAGATCTCGACGATCCCGGTGTTCTCTGCCGAGGTAGCCCCTGCGAGCATTCGCGGTGGCCTCGTCACCAGCTTCCAGATGTGGGTGTCGTTTGGAATGTTTGTCGGCTACTGCTTCAACCTTATTTTTTTTCGCATCGGCCGCTTGGCTTGGCGGTTCCAGCTTGCAGCTGCCTTTGCCCCCGCTGTTCCAGTCTGCATCTTTGTCTGGTTCTGCCCAG AGTCTCCGCGCTGGCTTATGAAGAAGGGCCGGTATCCCGAATCCTTCCAGTCATTCTGCCGACTGCGCAATACCGAGATGCAAGCCGCCAGAGATCTGTATTACGCCCACTGTCAGGTCGCGGAAGAGCGCGACGCTTTTGCCGGGGTGAGCTTCTTTCATCGCGCGTGGGAGCTCGTCACGGTCCCGCGCCTTCGTCGTGCTGTCGTGGCCAGCTCATGGATTGTAATAAGCCAGCAGTTTTCGGGAATCAACAT AATGGCTTTCTATAGCTCTACCATCTTCGCAGAGGCTGGCTATTCGGCACTGAATTCTTTGCTCGCCTCCATGGGCTTTGGCATCGTGCTTTTCGTCTTTGCCTTCCCGGCTGTCTATACCATGGATACATTTGGGCGACGCAATTTGCTTCTGGTCACCTTCCCCAACATGGCTTGGTGTCTCCTGGCGGCCGGCTTCTGCTTCCTCATGCCGGAGAGCTCTGGGGCGCGAGTTCCCCTCATTGCGTTTTTCATCTATCTTTTTACAGCCTTTTACGGACCAG GGATCGGACCGTTGCCTTCCATCTACTTTTCCGAAGCCTTCCCTTTGTCTCACCGAGAGCTTGGCGCCGGCTTCACCATCTGCGTCAACAACGCCGTCGGcagcgccctcggcctcacATTTCCATCGCTTCTGGCCAAGCTTGGTGCAACTGGTGCCTTTGGCCTCTATGCCGGCTTGAACCTCTTGGCATTTTTCGTGATTTTTTTCATTGTACCCGAAACCAT GAAACGCACTCTGGAAGAGCTCGACTACATTTTTGGCGTACCTACCCGGCGACACATTTCTTACCAGGTGGGCACTTGGTTGCCGTGGTTCATTAGGCGCTACATTTTCTTCCAGCATAGCGCTAAGCTGGAACCGCTCTATAAGCTCGACGGCTCGGGAGCCTAG
- a CDS encoding Transaldolase (EggNog:ENOG503NUGW~COG:G): MGSTDAQTWLEKLEEQLNVDVDWMDPEYIKNMPIKPHDQTSNQLWVDIELGSPSNADLLAQTARELKDKGWLAIYTRMAVLMCKKNIDLIQGRVLLQTLPSKAYDTQATLEHARLYDAEFARAGIGRDRYCIKIPSTGAALNAAKILGAEGIPTLGTALFGLPQAIACSQAGMLYISPYFNETRAHDDLSLWPDVEDPATQHPMSARVFQILETYRRLYKETGREQPLLKNASFISAKEAMAAGELGCHSATISHTVLNELAKLQYDGKKQPGEGVPKPVHVYRDAGPTPERLRKLAKIDPLAAAKWDGKLASTDTDYLVNGGAELTKAIEADPISKERLAIALELFTGGENRSKEKVEKALAAL; this comes from the exons ATGGGCAGCACAGACGCCCAGACATggctcgagaagctcgaggagcagc TCAACGTCGACGTGGACTGGATGGACCCCGAGTACATCAAGAACATGCCCATCAAGCCCCACGACCAGACCAGCAACCAGCTCTGGGTCGACATTGAGCTGGGCAGCCCCTCCAACGCCGACCTCCTGGCCCAGACGGCGCgcgagctcaaggacaagggctGGCTCGCCATCTACACCCGCATg GCCGTTCTCATGTGCAAAAAGAACATCGACCTCATCCAGGGCCGTGTCCTCCTCCAGACGCTCCCCTCCAAGGCATACGACACACAGGCGACGCTCGAGCACGCACGCCTCTACGACGCCGAGTTTGCGCGCGCCGGCATCGGCCGTGACCGGTACTGCATCAAGATCCCGTCAACGGGCGCTGCCCTCAACGCGGCCAAGATcctgggcgccgagggcatccCGACGCTGGGAACAGCGCTGTTTGGTCTCCCCCAGGCAATCGCGTGCAGCCAGGCGGGGATGCTGTACATCAGCCCCTACTTCAATG AGACTCGCGCACATGATGACCTTTCATTGTggcccgacgtcgaggacccCGCTACGCAGCACCCGATGAGCGCGCGCGTCTTCCAAATCCTCGAGACGTACCGTCGATTATACAAGGAGACGGGGCGAGAGCAGCCGCTGCTGAAGAACGCGAGCTTCATCTCCGCAaaggaggccatggcggcgggcgagctcggTTGCCACTCGGCCACCATCTCGCACACAGTGCTCAACGAGCTCGCAAAGCTCCAGTACGACGGCAAAAAGcagcccggcgagggcgtgccCAAGCCGGTGCACGTCTACCGCGATGCGGGCCCAACGCCCGAGCGCCTgcgcaagctggccaagatcgatcccctggcggcggccaagtgGGACGGTAAGCTGGCGAGCACGGACACTGACTATCTCGTGAACGGAGGCGCGGAGTTGACCAAGGCGATCGAGGCCGACCCCATCTCCAAGGAGCGCCTGGCGATTGCGTTGGAGCTGTTTACCGGTGGTGAGAACCGCAGCAAGGAAAAGGTCGAGAAGGCCCTGGCTGCCCTGTAG
- a CDS encoding uncharacterized protein (COG:S~EggNog:ENOG503P7M1), translating to MLSNFSDQISNTELLKDVLAVEELPELARAQALWCYADNIRCDEGGDGWLRELATAARLFDNAQHATGALEIRVDILKHKSNYKTATHDTEELWEIKRRLENVGNFRAAMGCLRAIVLINTHGLATPPASLRSRVHEDWSRLSSLCRSKQLQTSPDAADVLDWQSTVCKTPKDLEYLEHFYDNIADLDAPNVIFYVLQKLRQQYKKMGESEKAAKCLSRRPDTLPRKIFIDEGLDPFDARLKMISTKEEVSDTERELACLRSELDKVRGIVADTVDMEHRDAEVRRLLDIAATYIGQCKIRGEAQMDLIGPLIYDAIEGLCETLDERRARLHRGELLLCNADHLQGELVFLDAANDFERAREVTIRILKTAADLQEAAIAMFEEGEHQLEMGMAKARLGLTCEKFWKLIETETFDGFSLAVKNLTDALAIVEKFGRLSTQRSYCQKLVLLWWDRFRIHVEESAVNVQSTEAHSMLLKWVNKADELATAERNQVSLLSRQRAVTGKQALQSDNSVLQLQQVARYVSEQTNDDMMAWEWLQKARARSLSDMLALGINIPVHLRVLIEADAELTRLLDEEKNLAEQVRDASVPYSAETWRIQNKLQAHRDTMRLRDPLREVLDLREGRPESLASLTEISTRSPDAASRRILLVDWTVRDGCCAAFVVSDAGLKFFKTTVTAEEMSLWKTQWAAACEQAKLSGSDKRSYNLLKEMFKVVEGLLTLSAEGDLLVFCPDDVLRGIPLHAAVMPNRPGKRKDKQETLLERNPIVYAASMTSFAHCVTREMGRQRTARDMSRSYVAVFERTDQPDVAAAEDSSAGDKLNEAEEKLRDECYEKTRDTARRVGAQTVVVGREVTHASFVSALQADRVCFLGHCDLDEGSAILGKDVLQQGLELGGSSSSSSSSSGSPGPPHHAPGSRSHVFTTSDFFAVDIIASHVTLLACSSANEALGAPEDPIGIISALLCAGATSVIGTMWKLNLATANLVMGLLEETTGDDAMGHEEGVMVDLAIALQRVVKRLRESRDNRAPYKWAPLVLHGAWVLSGHDDT from the coding sequence ATGCTATCCAACTTTTCAGACCAGATATCCAACACGGAGCTCCTAAAGGACGTGCTcgcggtggaggagctgcccgAGCTCGCACGGGCCCAAGCTCTGTGGTGTTATGCGGATAATATCAGATGCGATGAAGGTGGCGATGGTTGGCTGCGGGAgctcgccacggcggcgcggctgttTGATAACGCCCAGCATGCTACCGGGGCTCTAGAGATTCGCGTGGACATCCTGAAGCACAAAAGCAATTATAAGACCGCCACACACGATACCGAAGAGCTTTGGGAAATAAAACGTCGTCTGGAGAACGTCGGGAACTTCAGAGCAGCAATGGGCTGCCTTCGCGCGATTGTTCTGATCAATACGCATGGGCTTGCCACGCCGCCTGCATCACTGCGGTCGCGAGTCCACGAGGACTGGTCTCGGCTTTCAAGTCTTTGCCGATCAAAGCAGCTGCAAACTTCACCGGATGCGGCAGATGTCCTTGACTGGCAGTCCACAGTCTGCAAGACCCCCAAGGACTTGGAGTACCTCGAGCACTTCTACGACAACATTGCCGATCTCGATGCTCCAAACGTCATTTTCTACGTCTTGCAGAAGTTGCGCCAGCAATACAAAAAGATGGGGGAAAGCGAAAAAGCAGCCAAATGTCTCTCTCGCAGACCAGACACTCTGCCACGAAAGATCTTTATTGATGAAGGCCTTGACCCGTTTGATGCACGGCTGAAAATGATATCGACAAAGGAGGAAGTCAGTGATACCGAACGCGAGCTTGCCTGTCTTCGATCAGAGCTCGACAAGGTGCGGGGCATCGTGGCCGATACCGTGGACATGGAGCACCGAGATGCTGAGGTCCGACGCCTTCTCGACATTGCGGCTACATACATCGGGCAGTGCAAAATCCGTGGGGAGGCCCAGATGGACCTCATTGGGCCGTTGATATATGACGCCATCGAAGGGTTGTGCGAAACCTTGGACGAGAGACGGGCAAGGCTTCACAGGGGGGAGTTGTTGTTATGCAATGCCGATCACCTACAAGGTGAactcgtcttcctcgacgcAGCTAATGACTTCGAACGAGCCCGTGAAGTCACTATTCGAATTTTGAAGACAGCGGCAGATCTCCAAGAGGCGGCGATTGCGATGTTCGAAGAAGGCGAGCATCAACTGGAGATGGGCATGGCAAAAGCAAGGCTCGGTCTGACGTGCGAGAAGTTTTGGAAACTCATTGAAACCGAGACCTTTGATGGCTTCTCCCTGGCCGTCAAGAACTTGACGGATGCATTAGCGATTGTTGAGAAGTTTGGACGGTTGAGCACGCAGCGGAGCTACTGCCAGAAACTGGTGCTCTTGTGGTGGGATCGATTCCGCATCCATGTCGAAGAGAGTGCGGTCAATGTCCAGTCCACGGAAGCACACTCGATGCTGCTGAAATGGGTCAACAAGGCAGATGAGCTCGCCACCGCGGAAAGGAACCAAGTCTCCCTGCTTTCTCGGCAACGGGCAGTGACAGGCAAGCAGGCTCTCCAGAGCGACAATTCAGTGCTTCAACTCCAGCAGGTCGCCAGGTACGTTAGCGAGCAGACGAATGATGACATGATGGCCTGGGAATGGCTGCAAAAGGCCAGAGCACGCAGTCTCTCCGACATGCTGGCCCTTGGCATCAACATACCAGTCCACCTACGAGTTTTGATTGAGGCGGATGCAGAGCTCACACGCCTGTTGGATGAGGAGAAAAACCTGGCGGAGCAAGTGAGGGATGCGTCGGTCCCATATTCCGCGGAAACTTGGCGTATACAAAACAAGCTGCAAGCGCACCGGGACACCATGAGACTGCGGGACCCTCTCCGAGAAGTGCTGGACCTCCGTGAAGGACGACCGGAGTCATTGGCGTCCCTGACCGAGATCAGCACTCGATCACCAGACGCCGCGAGCCGGAGAATCCTGCTCGTTGACTGGACAGTTCGAGACGGGTGCTGCGCAGCATTCGTCGTCTCGGATGCGGGTTTGAAATTCTTCAAGACCACCGTCACGGCGGAGGAAATGAGCTTGTGGAAGACGCAATGGGCAGCGGCCTGTGAGCAGGCAAAGCTATCTGGCTCGGACAAGAGGAGCTACAATCTCCTCAAAGAGATGTTcaaggtggtggaggggTTGTTGACGCTCTCTGCCGAGGGGGATCTGCTCGTCTTCTGTCCGGATGACGTGCTGCGAGGCATCCCGCTCCATGCGGCTGTGATGCCCAACCGCCCTGGAAAGCGGAAGGACAAGCAGGAGACCCTTTTGGAGCGTAACCCCATCGTGTACGCGGCGAGCATGACGTCCTTTGCGCATTGCGTGACGCGGGAGATGGGGAGGCAGCGGACGGCCCGTGATATGAGTCGCTCTTATGTCGCCGTGTTCGAGCGGACAGACCAACCggatgttgctgctgctgaagaCTCGTCTGCCGGAGACAAGCTgaacgaggccgaggagaaaCTCAGAGACGAGTGCTATGAAAAGACACGCGACACCGCACGCAGGGTCGGGGCACAAACGGTCGTCGTGGGCAGAGAGGTTACTCACGCAAGCTTCGTGTCCGCCCTGCAAGCCGATCGCGTTTGCTTCCTCGGCCACTGCGACCTAGACGAGGGTAGTGCGATTTTGGGAAAAGACGTCCTGCAACAGGGTCTggagctgggcggcagcagcagcagcagcagtagtagtagcggCTCACctgggccgccgcaccaCGCGCCCGGCAGCCGTTCCCACGTCTTCACGACGTCGGACTTtttcgccgtcgacatcatcgcctcgCACGTCACCCTCTTggcgtgctcgtcggccaacgaggcgctgggcgcccCCGAGGACCCCATCGGGATCATCAGCGCCCTCCTGTGCGCGGGGGCGACGTCGGTCATCGGCACCATGTGGAAGCTCAACCTTGCCACCGCGAACCTGGTCATGGGGCTGTtggaggagacgacgggtgACGATGCCATGGGGCATGAGGAGGGCGTGATGGTTGACCTGGCGATTGCTCTGCAGCGAGTCGTCAAGCGGCTGAGAGAGAGCAGGGACAACCGGGCTCCGTATAAGtgggcgccgctggtgctgcacGGGGCATGGGTTTTGTCCGGTCACGATGATACGTAG
- a CDS encoding uncharacterized protein (EggNog:ENOG503P9UX) has protein sequence MDNDSEIHGDLRIDMNTDPSSELSRTIDLEVDYSDLTLGKTNKGPREVSAEKRRVFLEQTRKWRVSVDVQRLRHGLYRNQAASLVGFRFNFSSPDIKSRIISLQVRFSLVPAKQGEQFPQVRILAPHEINTDAVDAHLSTNEARKMGVSIEQPGFGVPLLQGGAWRETAKTVDYLHTFQQQLEGDLFTSEDAKDAGLEDDNCVEWKVLENELSKRGVPSMLRTAVVFTRPAPIVHGLLEVQVRTSSDSPLGTLFCGAAWSRSSPLILRQQTTVGSPLPCESRDFSELTDEDFGRLIGYDPLTPEITVTYRPDEDM, from the exons ATGGACAACGACTCGGAAATACACGGGGACCTACGCATAGACATGAATACTGACCCATCGTCGGAACTGTCGCGCACCATTGATCTCGAAGTGGATTACTCCGACCTTACGCTCGGCAAGACGAACAAGGGCCCAAGAGAGGTTTCGGCGGAGAAACGACGCGTGTTTCTGGAGCAAACTAGAAAGTGGCGAGTGTCTGTCGACGTCCAAAGGCTTCGACACGGCCTATACCGAAATCAAGCCGCAAGTCTGGTAGGATTTCGTTTCAACTTTTCGAGCCCCGACATCAAGAGCCGTATAATCAGCCTGCAAGTCCGTTTCAGTTTAGTCCCAGCAAAGCAAGGCGAACAGTTCCCACAGGTCCGCATTTTGGCACCCCACGAGATTAATACGGATGCCGTGGATGCTCACCTTTCCACGAACGAGGCGCGTAAGATGGGGGTATCCATTGAGCAACCTGGCTTCGGCGTTCCGCTATTACAGGGTGGTGCGTGGCGGGAGACGGCCAAGACAGTTGATTACTTGCATACATTCCAACAacagctcgagggcgaccttTTCACATCAGAGGATGCGAAAGACGCGGGACTGGAAGATGATAATTGCGTTGAGTGGAAGGTGTTGGAGAACGAATTGAGTAAACGTGGAGTCCCTTCAATGTTGCGGACAGCTGTTGTGTTTacgcgcccagcgcccaTTGTTCACGGACTCCTCGAGGTGCAAGTGAGGACAAGTTCGGACTCACCTCTGGGCACCCTCTTCTGTGGCGCCGCTTGGTCGCGGTCTAGCCCTCTCATCCTACGACAACAGACGACGGTTGGCTCGCCCTTGCCGTGTGAAAGCCGCGACTTCAGCGAATTAACGGACGAGGACTTTGGCAGACTGATAGGATACGATCCATTAACGCCG GAAATCACCGTTACTTACAGACCGGACGAAGACATGTAA
- a CDS encoding uncharacterized protein (COG:K~EggNog:ENOG503PWKJ): MSSSGEPSPPVRRASTQSATAAGVAGPSAKSTVAAAEAGGSNSKKKKRIRNWTADDRAVHRVFERSRREAFKERLQTLASLVPSLQSVDPNRLSKHVVVDESITFIRAERQEAAHSLRTVDALLAERDGLLVELNRWRATAGLDVRLPRDLPVDDLAVAAAQSPAIPQGSMRPVAALRVDDWVAGGGNDLLPAGDEPALLEEPEPFGAPELELENSLGLMQLPVGSASSAGHMGGASWSPSAPDFAMPGLQTDFGDLFSTTTKGLPQQSMVQTYGLPLTDMELAQDGSCDRVGNLDIADPRAFGGDHAHIYSGSI, translated from the exons atgtcgtcctcgggcgagccctcgccgcctgtcCGGCGGGCGTCCACCCAgtccgccaccgctgccggcgtTGCAGGCCCCTCCGCCAAgtccaccgtcgccgccgccgaggccggaggcagcaacagcaagaagaagaagcgcatcAGGAACTGGACGGCCGATGACCGCGCCGTCCACCGCGTCTTTGAGCGCTCCCGGCGCGAGGCCTTTAAGGAGCGGCTGCAG ACGCTCGCGTCCCTCGTCCCCTCGCTCCAGTCGGTAGACCCCAACCGCCTCTCcaagcacgtcgtcgtcgacgagagcATCACCTTCATCAGGGCCGAGCGGCAGGAGGCCGCGCACTCGCTCCGCaccgtcgacgcgctgctggccgaacgcgacggcctcctcgtcgagctcaacCGCTGGCGAGCCACCGCCGGGCTCGACGTGCGCCTCCCGCGGGACCTACCGGTCGACgatctcgccgtcgctgccgctcagAGCCCCGCGATCCCACAGGGGAGCATGCGTCCCGTCGCAGCCCTTCGCGTGGACGACtgggtcgccggcggcggcaacgacctgctcccggccggcgacgagcccgctCTCCTCGAGGAGCCCGAGCCTTTTGGCGCCCCCGAACTGGAGCTCGAGAACTCGCTGGGCCTCATGCAGCTGCCGGTCGGATCGGCCTCGTCTGCGGGCCACATGGGCGGAGCGTCGTGGagcccgtcggcgcccgaCTTCGCCATGCCCGGCCTTCAAACCGATTTCGGCGACCTCTTCTCGACTACGACCAAGGGTCTGCCCCAACAATCCATGGTGCAGACCTACGGACTGCCCCTCACGGATATGGAGCTCGCGCAGGACGGATCCTGCGATCGAGTGGGCAACTTGGACATTGCCGACCCGCGAGCTTTTGGCGGCGACCACGCACACATCTACAGCGGCTCCATATGA
- a CDS encoding Pseudouridine 5'-phosphatase (COG:S~EggNog:ENOG503NZSV), translated as MDTSETEQLSSDGDIRERPNTFPAIRACIFDMDGLLINSEDIITQSTNRLLEKYGRPPFTSSIRAQLMGVPDSTNGDLFHSWANLPVPREQFAHELKEQWRLDFPKSKPLPGTEELLSCLSRAHSGAIDAGGIELALASSTTTQSYELKTSSPEAKRLLSFFHPDKLVLGDDPRVRQGRGKPAPDVYLLALQLINSTASSGGKAIKPEECLVFEDSVVGVEAGRRAGMRVVWVPHPDLAVEYQAIQKEVLAGRTGIAEIGDDWQLGAVDDGWAECIRSLEHFDYEKYGINVPP; from the exons ATGGATACTTCCGAGACAGAGCAATTGTCGTCCGACGGAGACATCCGTGAAAGGCCCAA CACTTTCCCCGCGATCCGGGCCTGCATTTTCGACATGGATGGGCTTCTCATCAACTCCGAAGACATAATCACCCAGTCCACGAACCGACTTCTCGAGAAGTACGGAAGACCTCCCTTTACTTCGTCGATCCGAGCCCAGCTTATGGGTGTCCCAGACTCCACCAACGGCGACCTGTTCCACAGCTGGGCCAACCTGCCGGTCCCTCGCGAACAATTCGCTCATGAATTGAAAGAACAATGGCGGCTGGACTTTCCCAAGTCCAAGCCGCTGCCTGGGACGGAAGAGCTCCTGTCTTGCCTCAGCCGTGCACACAGCGGCGCGATTGATGCGGGCGGCATTGAGCTTGCATTGGCCTCCAGCACGACGACTCAGAGCTACGAGTTGAAAACATCGAGCCCAGAAGCGAAACGGTTGCTAAGCTTCTTCCATCCCGACAAGCTGGTCCTGGGTGATGACCCGAGAGTGCGGCAAGGCAGAGGGAAACCGGCCCCTGACGTCTACTTACTCGCTTTGCAATTGATCAAttcgacggcgagctctgGCGGAAAAGCAATAAAGCCCGAAGAATGTCTGGTCTTTGAAGATAGCGTGGTGGGGGTAGAGGCTGGAAGACGGGCCGGCATGAGGGTTGTTTGGGTACCACATCCAGATTTGGCGGTTGAGTATCAAGCAATACAGAAGGAAGTGCTAGCTGGGAGAACTGGAATAGCTGAGATCGGAGACGACTGGCAGCTAGGGGCGGTTGATGATGGCTGGGCTGAATGTATACGAAGTCTGGAGCACTTCGATTACGAGAAGTACGGCATCAATGTACCGCCATAG